The following proteins come from a genomic window of Entelurus aequoreus isolate RoL-2023_Sb unplaced genomic scaffold, RoL_Eaeq_v1.1 HiC_scaffold_36, whole genome shotgun sequence:
- the LOC133645304 gene encoding hatching enzyme 1.2-like gives MFANRQVYSFEEDLSDLSVSELLERANSNRIRSTDEPLLIEGDIAIDGEAERNADPCTSRGCTWSKWTDGKVYIPYYITNHFTSREKSIITRGLESFSSFSCIRFRPTKSSDRDWLSIESQNGCYSFVGRRGGKQVVSLARRGCLYHGTVQHELLHALGFNHEQTRSDRDNHIRVLLQNVQSGMEHNFRKISTLNQGTSYDYNSVMQYHKYAFSKNNQPTMLPYPNSNVAFGTAKEMSRTDIARLNTLYKC, from the exons ATGTTTGCTAACAGGCAGGTAT ATAGCTTTGAAGAAGATTTGAGCGACCTTTCTGTGTCCGAACTTCTCGAGCGAGCCAACAGTAATCGCA TCCGCTCTACTGATGAGCCACTCCTGATTGAGGGAGACATCGCCATCGACGGTGAGGCCGAGAGGAATGCTGACCCCTGTACCAGCCGTGGTTGCACATGGAGCAAGTGGACCGATGGGAAGGTCTACATTCCTTATTACATCACCAATCATTTTA CCTCCCGTGAAAAGTCCATCATCACCCGTGGACTGGAGTCTTTCTCCTCCTTTTCCTGTATCCGCTTCAGGCCCACCAAAAGCAGCGACCGTGACTGGCTGAGCATCGAATCCCAAAATGG ATGCTACTCATTTGTTGGCCGCCGTGGAGGTAAGCAGGTGGTGTCTCTGGCCCGCCGTGGATGCCTCTATCATGGCACTGTCCAGCACGAGTTGCTCCACGCCCTGGGATTCAATCATGAGCAGACTCGCTCTGACAGGGACAACCACATCAGAGTTCTGCTGCAGAATGTTCAATCTG GAATGGAGCACAACTTCAGGAAGATTTCTACCCTCAACCAGGGCACTTCATATGACTACAACTCTGTCATGCAATACCACaa GTATGCCTTCTCCAAGAACAACCAGCCCACCATGCTTCCCTACCCTAACAGCAACGTGGCCTTTGGCACTGCCAAGGAAATGAGCCGCACTGACATCGCCAGGCTCAACACCCTCTACAAGTGTT AG